From the Psychrilyobacter piezotolerans genome, one window contains:
- a CDS encoding cold-shock protein gives MLKGTVKWFNDDKGFGFIQAEDGNDYFAHFSQINKEGFKTLKEGEEVTFEITEGAKGPQASNIETV, from the coding sequence ATGTTAAAAGGAACAGTTAAATGGTTTAATGACGATAAAGGATTTGGATTTATCCAAGCTGAAGATGGAAACGACTACTTCGCACATTTCTCTCAAATCAACAAAGAAGGATTCAAAACTTTAAAAGAAGGGGAAGAAGTAACTTTCGAAATCACTGAAGGTGCTAAAGGTCCTCAAGCTTCAAACATCGAAACTGTATAA
- the abc-f gene encoding ribosomal protection-like ABC-F family protein, whose translation MLQVTMDKISKYYGSNLILDDISLRVIEGEKIGLIGKNGSGKSTIFKIISKIEDYSSGNLTLQKNLKIGYLIQDFTNFLEKDVNEVLYSGFEDLLAIENNINNSLKLIEDCTSPTYNDDLINYGKLQEEFESQGGYEIDEKIKKIKLGLKIPDEFLKKKISELSGGEKNRVFLAKALVDEPDLLLLDEPTNHLDLSSIKWLEEFVKGYKKSIFLISHDRYFLDNTIDKIYELNDKGIEIFNGNYSYYVVEKERRYLKELEIYLAQEKKIKQMEDAIRRFRHWGSNGDNESMFIKAENMRKRIEKMEKIDKPKIEKNISFDFDSQGRSGKRVIKVDKISKEINNKLLFKNISLDLYLGERLGIVGSNGSGKSTLLKMILDEAEGITLGSSLKIAYLDQNLTFTNYQSTLIDVFRDESIVKESDLHRSLAKFHFYCEDLNKKIESLSGGEKARLKLAIMINNGFNLLILDEPTNHLDLHFKEILEETLASFNGTLLFISHDRYFLNKIANRIIELKDQTLYDYPGNFNYYLDQTSEVIVEAVKKDRADTRVRDNQKQKNDERRLKKLKTLETKILKTLDNLEVDISLNQGDYTKLGNLIIEKEKIETEYEILLEETFELEELLS comes from the coding sequence ATGTTACAGGTTACTATGGATAAAATAAGTAAATATTATGGCTCAAATTTAATATTAGATGATATCTCCCTCCGAGTAATAGAGGGTGAAAAAATTGGTTTAATCGGTAAAAACGGAAGTGGTAAATCGACTATATTTAAAATAATCTCTAAAATAGAAGATTACAGCAGCGGAAATCTGACCTTACAAAAAAACCTTAAAATTGGGTATTTAATACAAGATTTCACCAACTTTTTAGAAAAAGATGTCAATGAAGTCCTATATAGTGGATTTGAGGACCTTTTAGCCATTGAAAATAACATTAACAACTCTTTGAAACTAATTGAAGACTGTACTTCTCCTACCTACAATGATGATCTGATAAATTACGGTAAATTACAGGAGGAATTCGAGTCTCAAGGCGGTTATGAGATAGATGAAAAAATTAAAAAAATCAAGTTAGGGTTAAAGATTCCTGATGAATTCTTGAAAAAAAAGATTAGTGAGCTTAGCGGAGGGGAAAAAAATAGAGTTTTTCTTGCAAAAGCTTTAGTAGATGAACCTGATCTATTGTTATTAGACGAGCCTACAAACCACCTGGATCTTAGTTCTATAAAATGGTTGGAAGAATTTGTTAAAGGGTATAAAAAAAGTATTTTTTTAATTTCCCATGACAGGTATTTTTTAGACAATACCATCGATAAGATATACGAATTAAATGATAAAGGCATCGAGATATTCAACGGAAACTATAGTTACTATGTTGTAGAAAAAGAAAGAAGATACCTTAAAGAATTAGAAATATACTTGGCTCAAGAGAAAAAAATCAAACAGATGGAAGATGCCATTAGAAGGTTCAGACACTGGGGAAGCAACGGTGATAATGAATCTATGTTTATCAAAGCTGAAAATATGAGAAAGCGTATAGAGAAAATGGAAAAAATAGATAAACCAAAAATTGAAAAAAATATTTCATTTGATTTTGACAGCCAAGGGAGAAGCGGTAAAAGAGTTATTAAAGTTGATAAAATTTCTAAGGAGATCAATAACAAACTGCTATTTAAAAATATCTCTCTAGACCTGTATCTAGGCGAAAGATTGGGTATCGTCGGATCTAACGGCAGCGGTAAATCTACACTTTTAAAGATGATCTTAGATGAAGCAGAGGGTATTACTCTAGGAAGCAGCTTAAAGATAGCTTATCTTGATCAAAACCTCACATTTACAAATTATCAGTCTACTCTAATTGATGTTTTTAGAGATGAAAGTATCGTCAAAGAATCCGACCTTCATAGGAGTCTGGCAAAGTTTCATTTCTATTGTGAAGATTTAAATAAGAAAATAGAATCTCTTAGTGGCGGCGAAAAAGCCAGATTAAAATTAGCTATCATGATAAATAATGGATTTAACCTTCTTATTTTAGACGAACCTACAAATCATCTGGATCTTCATTTCAAAGAAATTTTAGAAGAAACACTGGCTTCATTTAATGGGACTCTTTTATTTATTTCCCACGACAGATATTTTTTAAATAAAATTGCAAATAGGATTATTGAATTAAAGGATCAGACTTTGTATGATTATCCCGGTAATTTTAATTACTACTTAGATCAAACTTCGGAAGTAATAGTAGAAGCTGTAAAAAAAGATAGAGCAGATACCAGAGTTAGAGACAATCAAAAACAAAAAAATGATGAACGCCGGTTAAAAAAATTAAAAACTCTTGAAACAAAAATTTTAAAAACTCTTGATAATTTAGAGGTTGATATCTCTCTAAACCAAGGTGATTACACAAAACTAGGTAATCTAATTATAGAAAAAGAAAAAATTGAAACAGAATATGAAATTTTATTGGAAGAAACCTTTGAATTGGAAGAGCTTTTATCTTAA
- a CDS encoding dicarboxylate/amino acid:cation symporter, with the protein MKRVSNSTLILIAMVLGIAAGAFLGEKGVIFAPLGNIFIGLIKMLVIPLVFFSIISGSAALGKTKSAGKVGVFTIAYYLGTSAVSVVLGLLAGNIFKPGLGVKVPDSLMTDAATYAENSNVAGFWDTVQGVIPANPFESLVSGNILQILFFALFFGIALSTMDEKKQKPVTDILDTVNDGMIWMIKKVLIIAPLGVFGLMTNSIALFGMDIMVLVLKLLAAFTVTLGVIHFVLIPMLVKILGGMNPLTFLKGMKETQILAFASASSMATLPINKQECENLGVKQEVTSFVLPLGATINMNGNAMLYALTAVFFAQMFGVELGMAQYTAIILTSVLGAIGTAGVPGPALLVVAVLVAAGIPVTALPLIFGVDRLFDMMRTSTNVLGDASCAVIVEKMLSEDTAVESVLKDA; encoded by the coding sequence ATGAAAAGAGTAAGCAACAGTACATTGATATTGATAGCAATGGTATTAGGTATCGCGGCAGGAGCATTTTTAGGAGAAAAGGGTGTGATCTTTGCACCACTGGGAAATATTTTTATCGGCTTAATTAAGATGCTGGTTATACCTTTGGTATTTTTTAGTATTATCTCCGGTTCGGCAGCACTTGGAAAGACAAAGTCAGCAGGGAAGGTCGGGGTATTTACAATAGCTTATTATTTAGGTACATCAGCAGTATCTGTGGTGTTGGGGTTATTGGCAGGAAATATATTTAAACCTGGTTTAGGTGTAAAAGTTCCGGATTCATTGATGACAGATGCAGCTACATATGCGGAAAATTCAAATGTAGCTGGATTTTGGGATACGGTTCAGGGGGTTATCCCTGCAAATCCATTTGAATCATTGGTCAGCGGAAACATCCTGCAAATATTATTCTTTGCATTGTTCTTCGGAATAGCATTATCTACAATGGATGAGAAAAAGCAGAAGCCGGTGACGGATATTTTGGATACTGTAAATGATGGGATGATCTGGATGATAAAAAAAGTATTGATCATTGCGCCACTGGGAGTATTTGGATTGATGACTAATTCAATAGCACTGTTTGGGATGGATATAATGGTGTTGGTGCTTAAGTTATTGGCTGCTTTTACCGTTACACTGGGAGTGATCCACTTTGTACTGATTCCTATGCTGGTAAAAATTTTAGGCGGGATGAATCCGTTGACATTCTTAAAAGGGATGAAAGAAACTCAGATATTAGCATTTGCTTCAGCTTCATCTATGGCTACCCTCCCTATAAACAAGCAGGAGTGTGAAAATTTAGGTGTAAAGCAGGAAGTGACATCGTTTGTTTTACCCCTGGGAGCCACAATTAATATGAATGGAAATGCCATGTTATATGCATTGACAGCAGTATTCTTTGCTCAAATGTTTGGTGTAGAATTGGGAATGGCTCAATATACAGCAATAATTTTAACTTCTGTATTGGGAGCAATTGGAACAGCAGGAGTCCCTGGGCCGGCATTGTTGGTAGTGGCGGTACTGGTAGCAGCAGGAATTCCGGTAACAGCCTTGCCGCTTATCTTCGGGGTAGACAGATTGTTTGATATGATGAGAACTTCTACAAATGTACTGGGAGACGCTTCTTGTGCGGTAATCGTGGAAAAGATGCTGTCGGAAGATACAGCAGTAGAATCTGTACTAAAAGATGCATAG
- the hflX gene encoding GTPase HflX → MGRPGKVKGFIDSVIGKAIVVGIEVFARKSNVSLEDSLAELKELSHAAGIETVYTISQRKNRIEAGTYLGSGKIEEIKALAARYGADILLVDDELSGIQIRNLESILDMEIIDRTSLILDIFANRAKSKEGKLQVELARLRYEKPRIVGGSTQLSKQAGGIGSRGLGEKKLELDRRTIDKRIRDVERSIEALKKQREVQKSKRKKSHLQTVALIGYTNAGKSTLMNTFLRVNNPLKSKHESPVADMLFATLDPFHRKVKLKDNLEFILTDTVGFVNKLPHTLVDAFMSTLEEVKDADLLLYVVDVSNEEYEHQLKVTKNVVKELGAQEIPYIIVQNKKDRLNSKELLEITDPLEMTVPISALTGDGLDHLISEIEGKIMKDYKVVDLIIPFESGSMANYILENTKVVEHKYLDDGLHVRAYLNGHDINRYNLFLV, encoded by the coding sequence ATGGGAAGACCAGGAAAAGTAAAAGGTTTTATAGACAGTGTTATTGGAAAGGCTATAGTTGTAGGGATAGAGGTCTTTGCCAGAAAAAGCAACGTATCTTTAGAAGATTCTCTGGCAGAGTTAAAGGAATTATCCCATGCTGCAGGGATAGAAACGGTTTATACAATAAGTCAAAGAAAAAACAGAATAGAGGCAGGAACTTATTTAGGAAGTGGGAAAATAGAGGAGATAAAGGCATTGGCGGCCAGATATGGTGCTGATATCCTCCTTGTAGATGATGAACTTTCCGGGATCCAGATAAGAAATCTGGAGAGTATCTTAGATATGGAAATAATAGACAGAACCAGTTTAATCTTGGATATCTTTGCCAACAGAGCCAAGAGTAAGGAAGGAAAATTACAGGTCGAATTAGCCAGATTGAGATATGAAAAACCCAGAATTGTAGGAGGAAGTACCCAGCTGTCGAAACAAGCCGGAGGAATAGGATCCAGGGGACTGGGAGAAAAAAAGTTGGAACTGGACAGGAGAACTATCGATAAAAGGATAAGGGATGTAGAAAGATCTATAGAGGCGTTAAAAAAACAAAGGGAAGTTCAAAAAAGTAAGAGAAAAAAGAGCCACCTGCAGACAGTAGCTCTAATAGGATATACAAATGCAGGGAAATCCACTTTGATGAATACTTTCTTAAGGGTAAATAATCCATTGAAGAGTAAACACGAGTCACCAGTTGCTGATATGCTGTTTGCTACATTGGATCCATTTCATAGAAAGGTAAAATTAAAGGATAATTTGGAGTTTATATTGACTGATACAGTAGGATTTGTAAATAAATTGCCCCATACTCTGGTTGATGCCTTTATGTCTACGTTGGAAGAGGTAAAAGATGCAGACCTGTTGTTATATGTGGTAGATGTATCCAATGAGGAATATGAACATCAATTGAAGGTTACTAAAAATGTAGTGAAGGAATTGGGAGCCCAGGAAATCCCGTATATAATAGTGCAAAATAAAAAAGACAGATTAAATTCTAAAGAACTTTTGGAAATTACCGATCCATTGGAAATGACGGTGCCGATATCTGCCCTGACTGGTGATGGATTAGATCACTTGATCTCTGAAATAGAGGGGAAAATAATGAAAGATTATAAGGTTGTAGATTTAATTATTCCCTTTGAAAGTGGATCTATGGCTAACTATATACTGGAGAACACCAAGGTTGTAGAGCATAAATATTTAGATGACGGCCTCCATGTGAGGGCCTATTTAAACGGACATGATATCAACAGATACAATTTATTCTTGGTATAA
- a CDS encoding sugar transferase: MRHSKNILSRIIFFIIMYTAYYKLFHIFNRTDNAAFYLMFLIMGLAYYLVGYLDFSNGKLEKNDIVYSVLINTVLGSINYFFTKSKKEFTVFLILIIIANLIKYILAALNNSKMNVLLAGENDLIDKIKQSIINSDRHVYTGQCCCEGVDRLKEIVSEKKIDMIIITEKAILKNHQNLLLDLKLKGKKIQTYWQFNEEVEGKIDVTKIDERWLLYSLGFNILHNTLQRRVKRLFDIVMAIIISIPALPIMLLTAVLLKIAGLLDKKEAGPLLFTQIRVGLGNEPFKMFKFRSMITKENWAEVGFDPHKESWTTEGDPRVTKIGHFMRKTRLDELPQLLNVIRGEMSFVGPRPESVPYVEELERELPFYNLRHAVQPGVTGWAQVMYPYGATTEDSLRKLEFDLYYIKHQNFVMDVGIFFKTVKTVLSVKGR; this comes from the coding sequence ATGCGACACAGCAAAAATATACTGTCAAGAATAATATTTTTTATAATAATGTATACGGCATATTACAAATTATTTCATATATTTAATAGGACAGATAATGCTGCTTTTTATCTTATGTTTTTAATTATGGGATTGGCGTATTACCTTGTTGGGTATTTGGATTTCAGCAATGGGAAATTGGAAAAAAATGATATAGTATATTCCGTTTTGATTAATACAGTCTTAGGAAGTATAAATTATTTCTTTACAAAGAGTAAAAAAGAATTTACTGTGTTCCTTATTTTGATTATAATTGCAAATCTGATTAAATACATATTGGCAGCTTTAAATAATAGCAAGATGAATGTGCTCTTAGCGGGAGAAAACGATCTGATTGATAAGATAAAACAAAGTATAATTAACTCAGATAGACATGTATACACAGGTCAATGCTGCTGCGAAGGTGTGGACAGATTGAAAGAAATTGTCTCTGAAAAGAAAATAGACATGATAATAATTACTGAAAAAGCTATCCTGAAAAATCACCAAAACTTATTATTGGACCTTAAGTTAAAGGGAAAAAAAATACAGACATATTGGCAGTTTAATGAAGAAGTAGAAGGAAAGATAGATGTGACTAAGATAGACGAAAGATGGCTGCTCTACAGCCTGGGATTTAACATCCTGCATAATACCCTTCAGAGAAGGGTAAAGCGGCTGTTTGATATAGTGATGGCTATAATAATATCTATTCCGGCTCTGCCTATAATGCTGCTAACCGCAGTCTTACTAAAGATAGCAGGACTTTTGGATAAGAAGGAAGCCGGACCGCTGTTATTTACTCAAATAAGGGTAGGGCTTGGAAATGAACCTTTTAAGATGTTCAAATTTAGAAGTATGATAACCAAGGAGAATTGGGCAGAGGTGGGGTTTGACCCCCATAAAGAATCATGGACTACTGAAGGGGATCCCAGAGTTACAAAAATAGGGCATTTCATGAGAAAAACAAGACTGGACGAACTGCCGCAGTTATTAAATGTAATCAGAGGGGAGATGTCCTTTGTGGGACCCAGGCCGGAAAGTGTACCCTATGTGGAGGAATTAGAAAGGGAACTGCCCTTTTATAATCTAAGGCATGCGGTGCAGCCAGGGGTTACAGGATGGGCACAGGTAATGTATCCCTATGGAGCCACAACAGAGGATTCATTGAGAAAGCTGGAATTTGATCTGTATTATATAAAACATCAAAATTTTGTGATGGATGTAGGGATATTTTTTAAAACAGTTAAGACGGTGTTGTCCGTAAAAGGGAGATAG
- the ffh gene encoding signal recognition particle protein codes for MLDNLGSKFQGIFKKVRGHGKLTEDNIKAALKEVRLSLLEADVNYRVVKDFVNKIKEKAVGENTLSGINPGQQFIKIVNDELTELLGGTNARLTKAHRGPTIIMLAGLQGAGKTTFAAKLAKYLKKNGEKPFLVGADIYRPAAMKQLQVLGDQIGVPVYYEEGSKDAVNICETGVKKARAEEATYIILDTAGRLHIDENLMEELNQIRKKVRPQEILLVVDAMIGQDAVNLASSFNETLNIDGVVLTKLDGDTRGGSALSIKAVVGKPIKFIGVGEKLEDIELFHPERLVSRILGMGDVVSLVEKAQGAIDEDEARLLEEKLRKQEFDLEDFLKQLQNIKKLGPIGNILKMLPGVGDLGDLAPAEKEMKKTEAIIQSMTVEERRKPKIINSSRKKRIARGSATQVHDINKMLKQFEQMKSMMKMFGGGKGMPKMGKGFKLPF; via the coding sequence ATGTTAGATAATTTAGGAAGTAAATTCCAAGGAATATTTAAAAAGGTAAGGGGACATGGAAAATTAACAGAGGATAATATAAAGGCTGCCCTGAAGGAAGTAAGGCTGTCATTGTTGGAAGCTGATGTTAACTACCGTGTGGTAAAGGACTTTGTAAATAAAATAAAGGAAAAAGCTGTAGGAGAAAACACCCTCAGCGGAATCAATCCAGGACAGCAATTCATAAAGATAGTAAATGATGAATTGACAGAACTATTAGGCGGAACAAATGCAAGATTAACTAAAGCTCACAGGGGTCCCACGATAATTATGTTAGCCGGGTTACAAGGGGCAGGTAAAACTACCTTTGCAGCTAAGTTAGCTAAATATTTGAAAAAAAATGGAGAGAAACCATTTTTAGTAGGAGCGGACATATACAGACCGGCAGCTATGAAGCAACTTCAAGTGTTAGGAGATCAGATCGGTGTACCGGTATACTATGAAGAGGGAAGTAAGGATGCTGTAAATATTTGTGAAACCGGTGTAAAAAAAGCCAGAGCAGAGGAAGCAACTTACATAATCCTGGATACAGCAGGAAGACTTCATATAGATGAAAATCTGATGGAGGAGTTAAATCAGATAAGAAAAAAAGTCAGACCTCAAGAGATACTATTAGTAGTAGATGCAATGATTGGTCAAGACGCAGTTAATCTAGCAAGCAGTTTCAATGAAACTTTAAATATAGATGGTGTAGTACTGACGAAGTTAGATGGAGATACCAGAGGTGGATCCGCACTATCGATCAAAGCAGTGGTAGGAAAGCCGATCAAGTTTATCGGTGTAGGAGAAAAACTGGAGGATATCGAATTATTTCATCCTGAAAGACTGGTATCCAGGATTTTGGGGATGGGAGATGTAGTTTCCCTGGTTGAAAAAGCTCAAGGTGCCATAGATGAAGATGAAGCCAGGTTGCTGGAAGAAAAATTAAGAAAGCAAGAATTTGACTTAGAAGATTTTCTAAAACAATTGCAAAATATAAAGAAACTGGGACCTATCGGAAATATCCTGAAGATGTTACCGGGAGTAGGGGATCTAGGGGATCTAGCACCGGCAGAAAAAGAGATGAAAAAGACCGAAGCGATTATACAGTCTATGACTGTAGAAGAAAGAAGAAAACCAAAGATTATAAATTCCAGCAGAAAAAAAAGGATAGCCAGGGGATCTGCTACCCAGGTTCATGATATCAATAAGATGCTGAAACAGTTTGAACAGATGAAGAGTATGATGAAGATGTTCGGCGGCGGTAAGGGAATGCCTAAGATGGGCAAAGGGTTTAAATTACCGTTTTAA
- a CDS encoding threonine/serine exporter family protein, with product MTLNKILKISAYAGKMILENGGETYRSEDIVTRICDTHGATSDCFATLSGIIVAVAKDDKTLSTVIRIKSRTVNLEKVHQINDLARDAKNYNCDEFMEKLKSIDGTPRYSILFNLLAHAVTAASFAILFGGTLKDFWGTLPIGAAVYLLSYSFSKYELNGIFVNTLGGAFSAFLAYYFFSIEFIDNIDKAIIGSLMLLVPGLALTNGIRDIIAGDYMTGMARGTEALLVATSLAVGTGAAISLCLGGKF from the coding sequence ATGACATTAAATAAAATACTTAAAATCTCTGCCTATGCAGGGAAAATGATCTTAGAAAATGGCGGTGAAACCTATAGATCAGAGGATATCGTAACTAGAATTTGCGATACCCATGGTGCCACTTCCGACTGTTTTGCTACCCTGAGTGGTATCATCGTAGCTGTCGCAAAGGACGATAAAACTCTTTCAACCGTTATCCGTATAAAATCCAGGACGGTAAATTTGGAAAAGGTACACCAAATAAATGACCTTGCCAGAGATGCAAAAAACTATAATTGTGATGAATTCATGGAAAAACTTAAAAGCATCGATGGAACACCTAGATATTCTATCCTTTTTAATCTTTTAGCTCATGCTGTAACCGCAGCTTCCTTTGCCATACTTTTTGGCGGAACTTTAAAAGATTTTTGGGGAACACTTCCCATCGGGGCTGCAGTCTACCTGTTGTCATATTCATTCAGTAAGTATGAATTAAACGGTATCTTTGTAAATACATTGGGAGGAGCCTTCAGCGCCTTCCTTGCCTATTACTTCTTTTCTATTGAATTTATCGATAATATCGATAAAGCTATCATAGGTTCCCTCATGCTGTTAGTTCCAGGCCTGGCTCTAACCAATGGTATCAGAGATATTATTGCAGGAGATTATATGACAGGAATGGCTCGGGGGACAGAGGCTCTCCTTGTGGCCACATCTTTAGCTGTAGGGACAGGGGCGGCTATCAGTCTCTGTTTAGGAGGTAAATTTTAG
- a CDS encoding SHOCT domain-containing protein: MGYHMMDGLPGGVYWVFMLFRGVAGFIFPIILLYLVYRFMKGKEGEFLQKSETPLERLKMRLAKGEITKEEYEELKKIIED, from the coding sequence ATGGGCTATCATATGATGGATGGATTACCAGGGGGAGTTTATTGGGTCTTTATGCTGTTTAGAGGAGTAGCGGGTTTTATTTTTCCTATAATATTGTTATACTTAGTATATAGATTTATGAAGGGGAAGGAAGGCGAATTTCTTCAGAAATCAGAAACTCCTTTGGAAAGGCTGAAGATGAGGCTGGCTAAGGGAGAGATCACCAAGGAAGAGTATGAAGAATTGAAAAAAATAATAGAAGATTAA
- the ylxM gene encoding YlxM family DNA-binding protein → MELKEFLEISILLGYYGNLLSDKQRTYMEEHFEDDFSLSEIAKSHGISRQAVYDNIKRGIKILKGYEEKIGFLKREKEIRDSLKELKADYSEAKLDSLIASFDI, encoded by the coding sequence ATGGAATTAAAAGAATTTTTAGAGATTTCAATTTTATTAGGTTACTACGGCAACCTTTTAAGTGACAAACAAAGAACCTATATGGAAGAACACTTTGAAGATGATTTTTCCCTTTCGGAGATTGCAAAATCTCACGGTATCAGCAGACAGGCAGTCTATGATAATATCAAGAGGGGAATCAAGATTTTAAAGGGGTATGAGGAAAAGATAGGATTCTTAAAGAGAGAGAAAGAGATAAGGGACAGTTTGAAAGAACTGAAGGCAGATTATAGTGAAGCAAAGTTAGACAGCTTAATAGCAAGTTTTGATATATAA
- a CDS encoding threonine/serine exporter family protein, whose amino-acid sequence MFIQILFAVLATFGFGIIFNIRREKLIFSALVGGISWGTYLFCLELSTSIILAYFASSVVLTICSEIFARLLKTPVTSILISGLIPLVPGSGIYYTMFYILEKNMEQAIYKGTETLFIAVALSFGIVVVSSLVRIIKTGQTNRYSRNIS is encoded by the coding sequence ATGTTTATACAAATTTTATTCGCTGTTTTGGCCACCTTTGGTTTTGGAATTATCTTTAATATCCGGAGAGAGAAGCTGATTTTTTCAGCTCTTGTAGGAGGAATAAGCTGGGGAACCTACTTATTCTGCTTAGAGCTTAGCACCTCTATTATTCTTGCTTATTTCGCCTCATCTGTTGTCCTGACCATTTGTTCCGAAATCTTTGCCAGACTCCTAAAAACTCCGGTTACGTCTATCCTTATAAGCGGATTGATACCATTAGTTCCCGGAAGCGGTATATATTACACTATGTTTTATATATTAGAAAAAAATATGGAACAAGCTATCTACAAGGGAACCGAGACCCTGTTTATTGCAGTGGCACTCTCATTTGGAATAGTAGTTGTTTCATCCCTTGTAAGAATCATTAAAACCGGACAAACAAACAGGTATTCAAGAAATATTTCTTAA
- the rpsP gene encoding 30S ribosomal protein S16, whose protein sequence is MLKIRLTRLGSKKRPVYRVVAMEALQKRDGKAIAFLGNYYPLEDSKVVLKEEEILRLLGNGAQPTRTVKSLLTKAGIWAKFEESKKN, encoded by the coding sequence ATGTTAAAAATCAGATTAACTAGATTAGGAAGCAAGAAAAGACCTGTTTACAGAGTAGTAGCAATGGAAGCATTACAAAAAAGAGATGGAAAGGCAATAGCTTTCTTAGGAAACTACTATCCTTTAGAAGATTCTAAAGTAGTGTTAAAAGAGGAAGAAATCTTAAGATTATTAGGAAACGGAGCTCAACCTACAAGAACTGTTAAATCTTTATTAACTAAAGCTGGAATTTGGGCTAAGTTTGAAGAGTCAAAGAAAAACTAA
- a CDS encoding mannose-1-phosphate guanylyltransferase/mannose-6-phosphate isomerase — protein MKNIILCGGNGTRLWPVSRTLMPKQFVKLFNDQSLFQLTVERNNKVCDSNFIISNTEQYFLAIDQLEEDKKYNFQNAKFLLEPVGRNTAPAIALACFDLDPNEIVLVTPSDHLIKDEYEYEKGLSEAKRLAEEDNLVTFGITPGFAETGFGYIESELPLAPSLDKDGEQVRGFAVKAFHEKPNFETATKYLEAGNYYWNSGMFCFKAGVFLEELKKYSPEIYEASKTAYEGRVSLEEKQMRIKMDDMLNIPHDSIDYAVMEKSKIVKVIPSDIKWSDVGSFDALAEELPNDENNNFVLTKKQTELIDVEDLIVVDTEDALLISKKGSSQKIKERVVRLKKEGSALPDIHLKAHRPWGTYEVLVDTPGYKVKRIEVKPGKRLSLQKHFHRNEHWIVVSGTATVTVGDEVKLVRPNESTYIKMGQVHRLSNEGKIPVVMIEAQVGEYTGEDDIVRLEDDFARN, from the coding sequence ATGAAAAATATTATATTATGCGGCGGGAATGGGACTAGGTTATGGCCTGTGAGCCGGACCCTTATGCCGAAACAGTTTGTTAAATTATTTAATGATCAGTCATTATTTCAACTGACGGTTGAGAGAAATAATAAGGTATGTGACAGTAATTTTATTATATCAAATACGGAGCAGTATTTTCTAGCAATCGATCAGTTGGAAGAGGATAAAAAGTATAACTTTCAAAATGCTAAATTTTTACTAGAGCCGGTTGGAAGAAATACTGCTCCTGCAATAGCTTTAGCATGCTTTGATCTGGATCCCAATGAGATAGTATTGGTGACACCATCGGATCATCTGATAAAGGATGAATATGAATATGAAAAAGGATTAAGTGAAGCAAAAAGGCTGGCTGAAGAAGATAATTTGGTTACCTTCGGGATAACTCCAGGATTTGCTGAAACTGGGTTTGGATATATAGAAAGCGAACTTCCCCTAGCCCCTTCTTTAGACAAAGACGGGGAACAAGTTAGAGGTTTTGCAGTAAAGGCGTTCCATGAGAAGCCTAATTTTGAGACAGCTACAAAGTACTTAGAAGCCGGAAATTATTATTGGAACAGCGGGATGTTTTGTTTCAAGGCAGGGGTATTTTTGGAGGAACTAAAAAAGTATTCACCTGAAATATATGAAGCAAGTAAGACAGCCTATGAAGGAAGAGTTAGTTTAGAAGAGAAGCAGATGAGAATAAAAATGGATGATATGTTAAATATTCCACATGACAGCATAGACTACGCTGTCATGGAAAAATCAAAAATAGTGAAGGTAATACCATCTGATATAAAGTGGTCGGATGTTGGAAGTTTTGATGCACTGGCTGAAGAGTTACCTAACGATGAAAATAACAATTTTGTACTGACCAAGAAGCAGACTGAATTAATAGATGTGGAGGACCTGATTGTAGTAGATACAGAGGATGCATTATTGATCAGTAAGAAAGGGTCCAGCCAGAAGATAAAGGAAAGGGTAGTAAGGTTAAAAAAAGAAGGGTCAGCTTTGCCCGATATTCATTTGAAAGCCCACAGACCATGGGGAACATATGAGGTATTGGTAGACACTCCAGGATATAAAGTAAAGAGGATAGAGGTAAAGCCGGGAAAAAGATTAAGTTTACAAAAACATTTTCACAGAAATGAACACTGGATAGTTGTATCAGGAACGGCTACTGTAACTGTAGGAGATGAAGTGAAATTAGTAAGACCTAATGAAAGTACCTATAT